Proteins from one Cicer arietinum cultivar CDC Frontier isolate Library 1 chromosome 3, Cicar.CDCFrontier_v2.0, whole genome shotgun sequence genomic window:
- the LOC101502953 gene encoding E3 ubiquitin protein ligase DRIP2-like isoform X1 yields MVVKVKRETLEACMTCPLCHKLLKDATTISLCLHTFCRKCIYEKLSDEETDCCPVCSIDLGCLPVEKLRPDHNLQDIRTKIFPFKRKKVKAQEVVPSTPLPAKRKERSLSSLVVSAPKVSTHTGFTGKRTKTGTRKSAASRGCNFIPEGSIKREETHDEDTLASSLAETSKKHRVNEDTNNNMDLTEGKVDLWTPLNCLVEAANRTKSSRLNLQGTPVAKIESPATPHGGIQMSEIATKSELPTYVQSELHMPKSKNKSNGHKTKFGDDKDGNTLLSGPVKRKRLRPANQKRAAASEMSASSQLVLNATGNRCNRKNSPIWFSLVASEDQNGDISLPQISACYLRIKDGTVPVSFIQKYLVKKLNLASEAEVEIMCRGQPVLPTLQMHNLVDLWFCTASTSKRLPASVGSSAKDFVMVLSYCRKTLLR; encoded by the exons ATGGTAGTGAAAGTGAAAAGAGAAACGCTTGAAGCATGCATGACATGCCCTCTTTGTCATAAGCTTTTGAAAGATGCTACCACCATATCTCTCTGTCTTCACACTT TTTGCAGGAAGTGCATATATGAGAAACTTTCAGATGAAGAGACAGATTGCTGTCCGGTATGCAGCATTGATCTGGGCTGTCTTCCGGTGGAAAAGCTCAG GCCTGATCACAATCTGCAAGATATTAGGACCAAAATATTCCCTTTTAAACGAAAAAAGGTTAAAGCCCAAGAAGTTGTTCCCTCAACACCCCTTCCAgcaaaaaggaaggaaagatcACTTTCATCATTGGTGGTTAGTGCTCCCAAAGTTTCAACACATACCGGCTTTACAGGAAAGAGAACAAAAACTGGTACAAGAAAGTCCGCTGCTTCACGTGGATGCAATTTTATCCCTGAAGGATCCATTAAGAGAGAAGAAACACATGATGAAGATACTCTG GCTTCTTCCTTAGCTGAGACTTCTAAGAAGCATAGAGTCAATGAAGATACGAACAACAATATGGACCTTACAGAAGGGAAGGTTGATCTCTGGACGCCTTTGAACTGTCTTGTTGAAGCCGCCAATAGAACAAAGTCCTCAAGGTTAAATTTACAAGGGACTCCTGTTGCCAAAATAGAATCTCCAGCTACTCCTCATGGTGGAATACAGATGTCTGAAATTGCAACCAAATCAGAGCTACCTACATATGTCCAGAGTGAACTGCACATGCCTAAAAGCAAAAACAAGAGTAATGGACATAAAACAAAGTTTGGAGATGACAAAGATGGAAACACCTTGCTTTCAGGACCGGTCAAGCGAAAAAGGTTGCGTCCTGCTAATCAGAAGAGAGCAGCAGCATCTGAGATGTCTGCCTCATCACAACTAGTGCTAAATGCAACAGGGAACAGATGCAACAGGAAAAATAGTCCTATTTGGTTTTCGTTAGTTGCTTCAGAAGACCA GAATGGAGATATTTCCTTGCCACAGATCTCGGCATGCTATTTAAGAATAAA GGATGGTACTGTGCCTGTCTCGTTTATTCAAAAGTATCTTGTGAAGAAACTTAATCTTGCTAGCGAAGCGGAG GTGGAAATAATGTGCCGGGGTCAGCCTGTGCTCCCAACTTTGCAAATGCATAACTTAGTAGATCTGTGGTTCTGCACGGCATCAACATCGAAAAGGCTACCGGCATCGGTTGGATCTTCGGCTAAGGACTTTGTGATGGTTTTATCGTATTGTCGAAAGACCTTACTTCGTTGA
- the LOC101502953 gene encoding E3 ubiquitin protein ligase DRIP2-like isoform X2 has product MDLTEGKVDLWTPLNCLVEAANRTKSSRLNLQGTPVAKIESPATPHGGIQMSEIATKSELPTYVQSELHMPKSKNKSNGHKTKFGDDKDGNTLLSGPVKRKRLRPANQKRAAASEMSASSQLVLNATGNRCNRKNSPIWFSLVASEDQNGDISLPQISACYLRIKDGTVPVSFIQKYLVKKLNLASEAEVEIMCRGQPVLPTLQMHNLVDLWFCTASTSKRLPASVGSSAKDFVMVLSYCRKTLLR; this is encoded by the exons ATGGACCTTACAGAAGGGAAGGTTGATCTCTGGACGCCTTTGAACTGTCTTGTTGAAGCCGCCAATAGAACAAAGTCCTCAAGGTTAAATTTACAAGGGACTCCTGTTGCCAAAATAGAATCTCCAGCTACTCCTCATGGTGGAATACAGATGTCTGAAATTGCAACCAAATCAGAGCTACCTACATATGTCCAGAGTGAACTGCACATGCCTAAAAGCAAAAACAAGAGTAATGGACATAAAACAAAGTTTGGAGATGACAAAGATGGAAACACCTTGCTTTCAGGACCGGTCAAGCGAAAAAGGTTGCGTCCTGCTAATCAGAAGAGAGCAGCAGCATCTGAGATGTCTGCCTCATCACAACTAGTGCTAAATGCAACAGGGAACAGATGCAACAGGAAAAATAGTCCTATTTGGTTTTCGTTAGTTGCTTCAGAAGACCA GAATGGAGATATTTCCTTGCCACAGATCTCGGCATGCTATTTAAGAATAAA GGATGGTACTGTGCCTGTCTCGTTTATTCAAAAGTATCTTGTGAAGAAACTTAATCTTGCTAGCGAAGCGGAG GTGGAAATAATGTGCCGGGGTCAGCCTGTGCTCCCAACTTTGCAAATGCATAACTTAGTAGATCTGTGGTTCTGCACGGCATCAACATCGAAAAGGCTACCGGCATCGGTTGGATCTTCGGCTAAGGACTTTGTGATGGTTTTATCGTATTGTCGAAAGACCTTACTTCGTTGA
- the LOC101503826 gene encoding tRNA(His) guanylyltransferase 1 → MANSKYEYVKCFELEDEVMFPNFIVVWIAASKHHKPYNVNDLNLMNSCAVAVLEEYADVVLAYGFRDEYTFVFKKTTKFYERRASKVLSIISSFFSSVFVRKWRKFYPQKELLSPPSFHGKVVACASIDALQAYLLWRQNICHLNNQYDQCFWRLVERGMSETEAHDFINGAKKRDLNDILFDEFNVNYNTLDPIFRQGSCVLKTMVGDVVKFAENGAPIERQRRKIITVHSKKIASTRFWNEHSILLKELGVFVEEINNVKPEYVRSFEFDSKLMPSTWVVVRIDGCHFHRFSEIHEFVKPNDERALNLMNSCAVAVLEEFRQDIVFAYGVSDEYSFILKKSTNLYQRRASKIISAIVSFFTSTYVMRWKDFFPQSELNYLPSFDGRAVCYPSAEIVRDYLSWRQVDCHINNQYNSCFWKLVASGKSKREAQRSLKGAQLQKKIEELAIDYNQLPVMFRQGSSVFWDRVDNVLIYQENGKSSESYGNVIVEHIDIIGSSAFWLQHPDILDEKLYVWKKC, encoded by the coding sequence ATGGCAAACAGCAAATATGAatatgtcaagtgttttgaactTGAGGATGAGGTGATGTTTCCGAATTTCATCGTTGTTTGGATCGCTGCTTCTAAACATCACAAACCTTATAATGTaaatgatttgaatttgatgaacTCTTGTGCTGTTGCGGTGCTTGAAGAATATGCAGATGTAGTTCTTGCATATGGGTTTCGTGATGAGTATACCTTTGTTTTTAAGAAGACCACCAAGTTCTATGAAAGGCGTGCTAGCAAAGTATTATCcattatttcttcttttttctcatCTGTATTTGTGAGAAAATGGCGTAAATTCTACCCACAGAAGGAACTACTTTCTCCACCTTCCTTCCATGGGAAAGTCGTAGCTTGTGCATCCATAGATGCCCTTCAAGCATACCTTTTGTGGAGGCAAAATATCTGTCatttgaacaatcaatatgATCAATGCTTTTGGCGACTTGTCGAACGCGGAATGAGTGAGACAGAAGCACATGATTTCATCAATGGTGCTAAGAAACGCGActtaaatgatattttgtttgaCGAGTTCAATGTCAATTACAATACACTGGATCCAATATTCCGACAAGGTTCCTGTGTTTTAAAGACAATGGTAGGGGATGTGGTGAAGTTCGCAGAAAATGGTGCTCCGATTGAAAGGCAAAGGAGAAAGATAATCACAGTGCATTCCAAGAAAATAGCAAGCACAAGATTTTGGAATGAGCATAGTATTCTTTTGAAGGAGCTTGGTGTTTTTGTGGAGGAGATTAACAATGTGAAACCGGAGTATGTGAGGTCCTTTGAATTTGACAGCAAGTTGATGCCATCTACATGGGTTGTAGTTCGGATCGATGGATGCCACTTCCACAGATTTTCTGAGATACACGAATTTGTGAAACCAAATGATGAAAGAGCTCTTAACTTGATGAATTCATGTGCAGTGGCTGTCTTGGAAGAATTTAGGCAGGATATAGTTTTTGCTTATGGGGTTAGCGACGAGTACAGTTTCATTCTTAAGAAATCCACTAATCTTTATCAAAGGAGAGCTAGTAAAATCATTTCAGCTATTGTGTCTTTCTTTACATCCACTTATGTGATGAGATGGAAAGATTTCTTCCCTCAAAGTGAGTTAAACTACCTTCCATCTTTCGATGGACGAGCAGTGTGCTATCCATCTGCCGAGATCGTACGAGACTATCTGTCGTGGAGGCAAGTCGATTGCCACATAAACAATCAATATAACTCTTGTTTCTGGAAGCTTGTTGCATCTGGAAAAAGCAAAAGGGAAGCTCAACGTAGTTTAAAGGGCGCACAACTGCAGAAGAAAATCGAGGAATTGGCTATTGACTACAACCAATTGCCAGTGATGTTCCGACAAGGATCCTCAGTTTTTTGGGATAGGGTAGACAATGTTCTCATCTATCAGGAGAATGGAAAGTCTTCTGAAAGTTATGGAAATGTCATTGTAGAACATATTGACATCATTGGTTCATCAGCCTTTTGGTTACAACACCCAGACATCCTTGATGAAAAGCTATATGTGTGGAAGAAATGTTGA